The nucleotide window GACCGAGATCTATACTCACGTCTCTCGCAAGCGCATTCGCGAGACGTACGACAGCTTTCATCCGCGCGCGCAGGCAAAGCGCAAGTAAGAGAGGACACGCCATGATCCAGGAATTTCCCGACCTGGGGATCCGCATGGTCTCGCGCTGGATCTTCAACACCTACATCATTGAAGACGGCGGCGACGGCGCGCCCTTCATCGTCGATGCGGGCCTGCCGATTACCGGTAAGGAAGCCTACAAGGCGTTTACCCACATCATGGGAAAGCGGCCCGAGGAACTGGCGCTGCTCACCGCCACGCACGCCCACTCGGACCACGTCGCGGGAATTCCCCACATTCACCACCACACCAGCGCGCCGATCCACCTGCACGAAAAGGTGAAGGACTACATGGCGGGCGAGAAAGCCCCCTTCCCCACCGCGCGCCAGCTCCTGTGGTACCGCAAGCTCTGGGGTGAGGGCACCTTTGAGTGGCAGGCACTCAAGGAGTTCGTCTCGACCGGTACCGAAGAAGGCGTGGGCGCCTCGGGGATCTTCCAGTTCTCGTGTCCGGTTCACGGCTATCTCGAAGACGGCCAGCGCGTGCCCGGCGCGCCCGATTGGCAGGTGATTCACTCACCCGGTCACACCGACTGCTCCATCTGTTTCTGGAACGAGAAGACCGGCACGCTGCTCAGCGGCGATTCCATCCTGAGCGTTCAGGGCAAGGGGTGGTTCAACCCCGTGCATGCCGTGCCGGGGAAGATGGCACCTACCGAAGAGCGCCTGCGCAAGTTGCCGGTGGAAAACCTGCTGCCCGGTCACGGCAAGCCCGTGCGCGGCCCGCGCGTGATGGGCGAGGCACTCTCGTTTCGTGAGCGGAGCGGCGAGGCCGTGCCCAACACCTGCGCGTTAAGGAACCTGCTCAAGCGATAGGAAACGGACATGCCGATCGACAACGAAATCTACAACCGTGAGGCCCAGCGCTGGTGGAACGACGATTCGCCGATGGCCACGCTACGCTCG belongs to Chrysiogenia bacterium and includes:
- a CDS encoding MBL fold metallo-hydrolase, with protein sequence MIQEFPDLGIRMVSRWIFNTYIIEDGGDGAPFIVDAGLPITGKEAYKAFTHIMGKRPEELALLTATHAHSDHVAGIPHIHHHTSAPIHLHEKVKDYMAGEKAPFPTARQLLWYRKLWGEGTFEWQALKEFVSTGTEEGVGASGIFQFSCPVHGYLEDGQRVPGAPDWQVIHSPGHTDCSICFWNEKTGTLLSGDSILSVQGKGWFNPVHAVPGKMAPTEERLRKLPVENLLPGHGKPVRGPRVMGEALSFRERSGEAVPNTCALRNLLKR